From the genome of Ictalurus punctatus breed USDA103 chromosome 28, Coco_2.0, whole genome shotgun sequence, one region includes:
- the zgc:55461 gene encoding beta-tubulin family protein translates to MSFPQGRECVWETLLKMREIVHLQAGQCGNQIGAKFWEVISDEHGIDPTGTYHGDSDLQLERINVYYNEATGGKYVPRAVLVDLEPGTMDSVRSGPFGQVFRPDNFVFGQSGAGNNWAKGHYTEGAELVDSVLDVVRKEAESCDCLQGFQLTHSLGGGTGSGMGTLLISKIREEYPDRIMNTFSVVPSPKVSDTVVEPYNATLSVHQLVENTDETYCIDNEALYDICFRTLKLTTPTYGDLNHLVSATMSGVTTCLRFPGQLNADLRKLAVNMVPFPRLHFFMPGFAPLTSRGSQQYRALTVPELTQQMFDAKNMMAACDPRHGRYLTVAAVFRGRMSMKEVDEQMLNVQNKNSSYFVEWIPNNVKTAVCDIPPRGLKMAATFIGNSTAIQELFKRISEQFTAMFRRKAFLHWYTGEGMDEMEFTEAESNMNDLVSEYQQYQDATAEEEGEFEEEAEEELA, encoded by the exons CAAGGACGAGAGTGTGTTTGGGAAACGCTTCTCAAAATGAGAGAAATCGTTCACCTGCAAGCTGGTCAGTGTGGGAATCAAATTGGTGCAAAA TTTTGGGAGGTGATCAGTGATGAACACGGAATCGACCCGACCGGTACCTACCACGGTGACAGCGACCTGCAGCTGGAGCGGATTAACGTGTATTACAACGAAGCCACTG GTGGAAAGTATGTTCCCCGGGCTGTACTGGTGGACTTGGAGCCAGGGACCATGGACTCTGTAAGATCTGGTCCTTTTGGCCAAGTGTTCAGACCAGACAACTTCGTGTTTG GTCAGAGTGGGGCTGGAAACAACTGGGCCAAAGGCCATTATACTGAAGGTGCTGAGCTGGTGGACTCGGTGCTGGATGTTGTGCGTAAGGAGGCTGAGAGCTGTGACTGCCTACAGGGCTTCCAGCTCACCCACTCCTTGGGTGGGGGCACCGGATCAGGCATGGGCACACTGCTCATCAGTAAGATCCGTGAGGAGTATCCCGACCGCATCATGAACACGTTCAGTGTTGTGCCGTCTCCTAAAGTCTCTGACACTGTGGTGGAACCCTACAACGCCACTCTGTCTGTGCACCAACTGGTGGAGAACACTGACGAGACATACTGCATTGACAATGAAGCACTTTATGACATCTGTTTCCGCACTTTAAAGCTCACAACTCCCACTTATGGCGATCTCAACCATCTTGTTTCTGCCACCATGAGTGGTGTAACCACCTGCCTCCGTTTTCCTGGGCAGCTCAATGCTGACCTGCGAAAACTGGCTGTCAATATGGTGCCCTTCCCTCGTCTGCACTTCTTTATGCCTGGTTTTGCCCCACTCACCAGCAGGGGGAGCCAGCAGTACCGTGCACTCACCGTGCCTGAACTAACACAGCAGATGTTTGATGCTAAGAATATGATGGCGGCGTGTGATCCACGCCATGGCCGCTACCTGACTGTGGCTGCTGTCTTCCGGGGCCGCATGTCTATGAAAGAGGTGGATGAGCAGATGCTCAatgtgcaaaacaaaaacagcagctaTTTTGTGGAATGGATCCCCAACAATGTCAAAACAGCTGTATGTGACATCCCACCAAGAGGGCTTAAGATGGCTGCCACCTTCATTGGCAACAGCACAGCCATCCAGGAGCTGTTCAAGCGCATCTCAGAGCAGTTCACAGCCATGTTCAGGAGAAAGGCCTTCCTGCATTGGTACACAGGAGAAGGAATGGATGAGATGGAGTTCACTGAGGCAGAGAGCAACATGAATGACCTTGTGTCAGAGTACCAGCAGTACCAGGATGCCACAGCTGAAGAGGAGGGTGAGTTTGAGGAAGAGGCAGAAGAGGAATTGGCATAA